Proteins found in one Salinibacter grassmerensis genomic segment:
- a CDS encoding tyrosine-type recombinase/integrase, with product MARPDKLPKILTQEETSSLLGQPNRRYFGPHRDYLYMRLMLKAGLRASEATALRPEHVDLISGKLTVREGKGAKDRTLWVGEDLLEELREWMDRRQETTGGSGYLLSTSKGTQVATSHLRRSVKRYARKAKIEEVGRVSPHTLRHTFATRLYRETGNIRLVQKALGHSDLSTTMIYTHVVDEELEGAMKGL from the coding sequence ATGGCTCGCCCCGACAAGCTCCCGAAGATCCTAACTCAGGAGGAGACGTCCTCGCTCTTAGGTCAGCCGAACCGGCGATACTTCGGCCCCCATCGCGACTACCTCTACATGAGGTTGATGCTCAAGGCAGGACTTCGGGCGTCGGAAGCGACGGCACTGCGGCCCGAGCATGTTGACCTCATAAGCGGAAAACTGACGGTCCGGGAAGGCAAGGGCGCGAAGGACCGGACGCTTTGGGTTGGAGAAGACCTCCTGGAGGAGCTCCGAGAATGGATGGACCGGCGGCAGGAAACCACCGGAGGTTCGGGCTACCTGCTCTCAACTTCGAAGGGAACGCAGGTGGCCACCTCTCACCTGCGCCGGTCGGTGAAGCGCTATGCCCGGAAGGCTAAGATCGAAGAGGTCGGGCGCGTGTCTCCGCACACCTTGAGACATACCTTCGCCACGCGGCTCTACCGGGAAACGGGAAACATCCGGCTCGTGCAAAAGGCCCTCGGGCACTCCGACTTGTCCACAACGATGATCTACACCCACGTCGTCGACGAGGAACTGGAGGGCGCGATGAAGGGCCTGTAG